From Calditrichota bacterium, one genomic window encodes:
- a CDS encoding DinB family protein has protein sequence MNEHSSHLRQIQKAFEGEAWHGPSLMEALDGVDAHMAKRRWVDGVHTIWEIALHTVAWKRAVTKWIEGDDTIRVEDDENFPMPEQGDDAEWEHVLNELKVAQAEFLAVVSRLSNDKLYENPPGRTTIYSDYLFGVVHHDLYHAGQISLLKKAAQAEMQGSKVK, from the coding sequence ATGAACGAACATTCTTCGCACCTCAGGCAGATACAGAAAGCCTTCGAAGGCGAAGCGTGGCACGGGCCGTCGCTGATGGAGGCATTGGACGGCGTGGACGCGCACATGGCAAAACGCCGCTGGGTGGATGGCGTGCACACGATATGGGAAATCGCATTGCACACGGTGGCTTGGAAGCGCGCTGTAACCAAGTGGATCGAGGGTGACGACACAATTCGAGTGGAAGACGACGAGAATTTCCCGATGCCTGAGCAAGGCGACGACGCGGAGTGGGAACACGTTTTGAACGAACTGAAAGTTGCGCAGGCAGAGTTTCTGGCCGTCGTCTCGCGACTATCCAACGACAAACTCTATGAAAACCCGCCCGGTCGAACGACGATTTACTCGGACTACCTGTTCGGAGTGGTTCATCACGATCTTTATCATGCCGGACAGATTTCACTGTTGAAGAAGGCTGCGCAAGCGGAAATGCAGGGCAGTAAGGTAAAATAG
- a CDS encoding DinB family protein: MSEVTRLVGLMGLAFDGDEDGDGRFGPALMPQLVNVDAKFALNRPLPDAHCIWELVLHLAAWKRYVAKRLQDEPADITPEMNWESIPQTDEQAWKGALQSLRETHVKVVEVASRLKDEQLATPCAGGTIPRYQVLQDIVQHDVYHGGQIAILKKAKL, from the coding sequence ATGAGCGAAGTCACAAGACTTGTGGGACTGATGGGGCTTGCGTTTGACGGCGACGAGGACGGCGACGGCAGGTTTGGTCCCGCGCTTATGCCGCAACTTGTGAACGTTGACGCGAAGTTCGCCCTCAACAGACCGTTGCCGGACGCACATTGCATCTGGGAATTAGTGCTTCATCTCGCAGCGTGGAAAAGATATGTTGCGAAGAGGCTGCAAGACGAACCGGCGGACATTACACCGGAGATGAACTGGGAATCGATTCCACAAACGGACGAGCAAGCATGGAAAGGCGCACTGCAAAGCCTGCGCGAGACTCATGTGAAAGTGGTTGAGGTCGCCTCAAGACTTAAAGACGAGCAGCTTGCGACGCCTTGCGCGGGCGGCACAATCCCACGATATCAGGTTCTTCAAGATATTGTTCAACACGACGTCTATCATGGCGGACAGATCGCGATTTTGAAAAAAGCGAAGCTCTAA
- a CDS encoding helix-turn-helix domain-containing protein, with protein sequence MPNEEYLTTAEAAALLKVSKSTVRMLAREGQLPAVRVGVQWRIPHEAPELWLYRQKQAAVRGKSSLKTERRAKRSGFDDLLKISGPIRLEAK encoded by the coding sequence ATGCCGAACGAAGAGTATCTTACGACTGCGGAGGCTGCGGCGCTCTTGAAAGTGAGTAAGAGCACCGTGCGGATGTTAGCCCGCGAGGGCCAGTTGCCAGCGGTCCGCGTCGGTGTTCAATGGCGAATTCCGCATGAAGCCCCTGAGCTTTGGCTTTACCGGCAGAAACAAGCGGCGGTGCGCGGAAAATCATCTTTGAAGACTGAGCGGCGCGCGAAAAGATCGGGATTCGACGATCTGCTCAAGATTTCGGGACCGATTAGGCTGGAGGCGAAGTGA
- a CDS encoding PIN domain-containing protein has product MLKCIDTSLLLIATDTTHPLSERAAKYLKSCAAEPWVSCVCYASLVRWSERVTSAEFCEAPLKSSAVQNSIEAMLKRREPLILYGDELILRRALKLCGKHAVLKDKLHEAHVAATALAHGVKTIVTADSAPYLAVRELTVENPFETLFA; this is encoded by the coding sequence ATGCTGAAGTGTATTGATACCAGCTTGCTGCTGATCGCGACGGACACGACTCATCCGCTGTCGGAGCGCGCGGCGAAATACTTAAAATCGTGCGCGGCTGAACCGTGGGTGTCCTGCGTGTGTTACGCGAGTTTGGTAAGATGGAGCGAGCGGGTGACTTCGGCGGAATTTTGCGAAGCTCCATTGAAGTCTTCTGCGGTGCAGAATTCGATTGAAGCCATGCTGAAGCGGCGCGAGCCTCTGATTCTATACGGTGACGAGTTGATTTTGCGGCGGGCGCTGAAACTTTGCGGCAAGCACGCCGTACTGAAGGACAAACTCCACGAAGCGCACGTTGCCGCCACGGCCTTGGCACACGGAGTGAAAACCATTGTGACGGCCGACTCTGCTCCGTATCTTGCGGTGCGCGAGTTGACGGTTGAAAATCCGTTTGAAACTCTGTTTGCCTGA
- a CDS encoding alpha/beta hydrolase: MTSWFQAAGYDFQEFTANGLRTFAVVEGQSGGFPLVLLHSIPAASFVWSTTIQAIGRSSRIIAPDLPGWGRSHNRIAPVDFRLTRESLSAWLTDVISAQQCERCDIAGLGDGAWLAMEFVREHANKVRRLGLLNLPIAPKILPARRWPWQKQDWTGRRLTKWLADTAGLTDALESQFDELFAGGWHVERSPEFPSSEYLREIKAYRDRLRNFEGEILLGWGANSAGFDKERAEWFAQGRHIEVWENAGEFPMWEQPEQFASEMREFFGQ, translated from the coding sequence GTGACGAGTTGGTTTCAAGCGGCGGGCTACGACTTTCAGGAGTTTACGGCGAACGGGCTGCGAACGTTTGCCGTCGTGGAAGGACAGTCGGGCGGTTTTCCGCTGGTGCTGCTCCATTCGATTCCCGCGGCGTCATTTGTTTGGTCGACGACCATTCAAGCGATCGGCAGATCGAGCAGAATTATCGCACCCGACTTACCGGGTTGGGGCAGGTCGCATAACCGGATTGCGCCGGTGGACTTCAGGCTGACTCGTGAATCCCTGAGTGCTTGGCTTACGGACGTAATATCCGCGCAACAATGCGAGCGGTGCGATATTGCGGGATTGGGCGATGGCGCGTGGCTTGCGATGGAGTTCGTGCGCGAACATGCAAATAAGGTGCGCAGGTTGGGGCTGTTGAACTTGCCGATAGCGCCTAAGATTCTGCCAGCGCGCCGCTGGCCGTGGCAGAAACAGGATTGGACAGGTCGGCGTTTGACTAAGTGGTTGGCGGATACGGCGGGACTTACCGACGCATTGGAATCACAGTTTGACGAACTTTTTGCGGGCGGTTGGCATGTCGAGCGCTCTCCAGAATTTCCAAGCTCGGAGTATCTCCGTGAAATCAAGGCATATCGCGATAGATTGCGGAATTTCGAAGGAGAGATATTGTTAGGCTGGGGGGCGAATTCGGCCGGTTTTGACAAAGAGCGAGCCGAGTGGTTCGCACAAGGGCGGCACATTGAGGTTTGGGAAAATGCCGGAGAGTTTCCGATGTGGGAACAGCCGGAACAGTTTGCAAGTGAAATGAGAGAGTTCTTCGGACAATGA
- a CDS encoding L-lysine 6-transaminase — MSHINPKNVHETLSKYMLADGFDLVFDLEESKGTFFHDSRHDRKFMDFFTFFASSPVGFNHPRLTSPEMIEKLGKLAVNNITNSDLYTVEFAEFVDTFFKIAVPPQFKHSFYVSGGALGVENAIKAAMDWKVRKNFKKGYRREIGNQVMHFEQCFHGRTGYTLSMTNTADPNKYKYFARFDWPRVLNPKLRFPLTEGHLEEVEKLEKLSIAQIKQHFHERKDEICAIVLEPIQGEGGDNHFRTEYMQALRTLANENDAMLIFDEVQTGVGLTGKMWAWQHHNVEPDMFCFGKKAQVCGFVAGPRIDEIDDNVFNVSSRINSTWGGNLIDMYRFKTYLEIINDENLVDHAAKTGEKALFMLQKVADEYPQMVSNVRGRGLMCAFDFPNPSIRNRVVDALYESGVCMLPSGTHSIRFRPPLNISESEVAEGVDVIRKCTGEVLEQVQIQPA, encoded by the coding sequence ATGTCGCATATCAACCCCAAAAACGTTCACGAAACGCTTTCGAAATACATGCTGGCCGACGGATTCGATCTGGTTTTCGATCTGGAAGAATCCAAAGGCACGTTTTTCCATGACTCTCGCCACGATCGCAAGTTCATGGACTTTTTCACGTTCTTCGCTTCGAGTCCGGTCGGATTCAATCATCCGCGCCTGACGTCGCCGGAGATGATCGAGAAACTGGGTAAGCTCGCCGTCAACAACATTACGAACTCGGATCTGTACACGGTTGAGTTTGCCGAATTCGTGGACACGTTTTTCAAGATCGCGGTACCGCCGCAGTTCAAGCACTCGTTCTATGTTTCGGGCGGCGCGCTCGGCGTGGAAAACGCGATCAAAGCTGCGATGGACTGGAAGGTGCGCAAGAATTTCAAGAAGGGCTACCGCCGCGAGATCGGCAACCAGGTGATGCACTTCGAACAGTGTTTCCACGGCCGCACGGGCTATACGCTGTCAATGACAAACACGGCCGATCCGAACAAGTACAAGTACTTTGCGAGATTCGATTGGCCGCGCGTGCTGAATCCGAAGCTGCGCTTCCCGCTGACGGAAGGTCATCTCGAAGAAGTCGAGAAGCTCGAGAAGCTCTCAATTGCCCAGATCAAGCAGCATTTCCATGAGCGCAAAGACGAGATTTGCGCGATTGTGCTCGAACCGATTCAAGGCGAAGGCGGTGACAACCACTTCCGCACGGAGTACATGCAGGCGCTGCGCACGCTGGCGAACGAAAACGACGCAATGTTGATTTTCGACGAAGTGCAGACGGGCGTCGGCTTGACCGGCAAGATGTGGGCTTGGCAGCATCACAACGTCGAACCGGATATGTTCTGCTTCGGCAAGAAGGCGCAGGTGTGCGGCTTTGTCGCGGGTCCGCGCATCGACGAGATCGACGACAACGTGTTCAACGTTTCGTCGCGCATCAACTCGACTTGGGGCGGCAACTTGATCGACATGTACCGCTTCAAGACATATCTTGAGATTATCAATGACGAGAACCTCGTCGACCATGCCGCGAAGACCGGCGAGAAGGCTCTGTTCATGCTGCAGAAGGTCGCCGACGAATATCCGCAGATGGTTTCCAATGTGCGCGGACGCGGCCTGATGTGCGCGTTCGATTTCCCGAACCCGTCGATTCGCAACCGGGTCGTAGATGCGCTGTATGAAAGCGGCGTGTGCATGCTGCCGTCGGGAACGCATTCGATCCGTTTCCGTCCGCCGCTGAATATTTCCGAATCGGAAGTTGCGGAAGGCGTCGACGTGATTCGCAAGTGTACGGGCGAAGTTCTCGAACAGGTTCAAATTCAACCTGCCTGA
- the rsmI gene encoding 16S rRNA (cytidine(1402)-2'-O)-methyltransferase, which produces MSGEALFPEGSLAVVATPIGNLGDFSFRAVEVLKAADVLLCEDTRHSKRLLDHYAIQVATTSYGAHNLKSKLPWVLEQLAQGKKVALISDAGTPGISDPGTMLVGSAIEAGYEVFTVPGASAMISALVVSGLRTDSFVFEGFLPHKKGRQTKLKQLAVEPRTIVLYESVHRIQKTLSELREYLGDRRVAVCRELTKLHEEIVRGNFSDAIAHFEKNTPKGEFVVVVAGTESWERMKDEG; this is translated from the coding sequence ATGAGCGGCGAAGCACTCTTTCCCGAGGGATCTTTAGCGGTCGTGGCCACACCGATCGGCAACTTGGGAGATTTTTCGTTTCGCGCGGTTGAAGTCCTAAAGGCGGCGGACGTGCTGCTCTGCGAAGACACGCGGCACTCGAAGCGACTTCTGGATCACTATGCGATTCAGGTTGCGACGACGAGTTACGGCGCGCATAACTTGAAATCGAAACTGCCGTGGGTGCTGGAGCAGCTTGCACAGGGCAAGAAAGTTGCTCTGATCAGCGACGCGGGGACGCCGGGGATTAGTGATCCGGGGACGATGCTGGTAGGTTCGGCGATTGAGGCGGGGTATGAAGTTTTTACGGTGCCGGGAGCATCAGCGATGATTTCTGCGCTGGTGGTTTCGGGTTTGCGCACGGACAGTTTTGTGTTTGAGGGGTTTCTTCCTCACAAAAAGGGCCGGCAAACCAAACTCAAACAGCTTGCCGTCGAACCGCGCACGATTGTTTTGTACGAGAGTGTCCACCGGATTCAGAAGACGCTTTCGGAACTGCGCGAGTATTTGGGGGATCGCAGAGTAGCTGTTTGCCGCGAACTGACGAAGCTGCATGAAGAGATTGTACGCGGGAATTTTAGTGACGCGATTGCTCACTTCGAGAAGAATACGCCGAAGGGCGAGTTTGTAGTGGTGGTGGCGGGGACGGAGTCGTGGGAAAGGATGAAGGATGAAGGATGA
- the lgt gene encoding prolipoprotein diacylglyceryl transferase, translating into MHPDLFKIGPFALHSYGLMMALAFGFGIWIAAKRAPGRGVPGQAIMDISVAALLFGLAGGRIAYVFTHWREFEGHWIDTISPIQSDGTIGIAGLVLLGGVVLGFGGAYWMARRKGAQFLTVTDIMVPSLALGIAFGRIGCFLNGCCFGNECDLPWGVVFPESSLAGSVYPHVHIHPTQLYESIAMVMLFLFLLWRDRTPLGKGVLTGTFLILYGIWRYYVEGLRWYEDGMIFGHIGDHRITFSRIISAAMVVIGVYLISRKSEPDSPQPSEPDVY; encoded by the coding sequence TTGCATCCTGACCTTTTTAAGATAGGACCGTTTGCGCTGCACAGCTATGGGCTGATGATGGCGCTGGCATTCGGATTCGGAATATGGATCGCGGCGAAGCGCGCGCCCGGGCGCGGCGTGCCAGGACAAGCGATCATGGATATTTCCGTGGCGGCGCTTCTGTTTGGTTTGGCGGGCGGACGCATCGCCTATGTGTTTACACATTGGAGAGAGTTCGAAGGCCATTGGATCGACACGATTTCGCCTATTCAAAGCGACGGCACGATTGGAATTGCCGGATTGGTGCTGCTCGGCGGAGTTGTGTTGGGATTTGGCGGCGCGTACTGGATGGCGCGGCGAAAAGGTGCGCAGTTCTTGACCGTAACCGACATCATGGTTCCGTCGCTGGCACTGGGTATTGCGTTCGGCCGGATCGGATGTTTTTTGAACGGATGCTGTTTTGGCAACGAGTGTGATTTACCGTGGGGCGTAGTTTTTCCCGAATCAAGTCTTGCGGGATCGGTCTATCCGCACGTGCATATTCATCCGACTCAGCTCTATGAATCCATCGCGATGGTCATGTTGTTCCTGTTCTTGTTGTGGCGCGACCGTACGCCGCTGGGCAAAGGAGTATTGACGGGCACGTTCTTGATACTTTACGGTATCTGGAGATACTACGTCGAGGGCCTGCGTTGGTACGAAGACGGGATGATCTTTGGACATATTGGCGATCACCGAATAACATTCTCGCGGATCATTTCCGCGGCCATGGTGGTGATCGGAGTTTATTTGATTTCGCGAAAATCCGAACCCGATTCACCCCAACCCTCAGAACCCGATGTTTATTAG
- the tmk gene encoding dTMP kinase, which yields MFISFEGIDGSGKSTQIARTVAWLKELDFDVLVTREPGGTTAGEAVRELLLDPKSHLTGKAEYLLYSASRAQLVEEILLPHLRKHRGVALVDRYADSSTVYQGSGRELGLDEIEAVNMFVTGNLAPDLTIYLDVDYETSIARRAANGGTPDRLEQNPREFFEAVRHGYLELCRRHSERIRKIDARGNEDDVFAQVKAAIAARLPG from the coding sequence ATGTTTATTAGTTTTGAAGGGATCGACGGATCGGGGAAATCAACTCAGATTGCGCGCACGGTCGCGTGGTTGAAAGAGCTTGATTTTGACGTGCTGGTGACACGGGAACCGGGGGGAACCACAGCGGGCGAAGCGGTACGGGAGTTGCTGCTTGATCCGAAGAGCCATTTGACGGGCAAAGCCGAGTATTTGCTTTATTCTGCTTCACGGGCACAATTGGTTGAAGAAATCCTGTTGCCGCACCTGAGAAAACACCGCGGCGTGGCCTTGGTCGACCGTTATGCGGATTCTTCGACGGTATATCAAGGCTCCGGCCGGGAGTTGGGACTCGATGAAATCGAAGCGGTCAACATGTTCGTGACCGGGAACTTAGCTCCCGATTTGACGATTTACTTAGATGTGGATTATGAAACTTCAATTGCCCGGCGCGCTGCCAATGGCGGGACGCCGGATAGATTGGAACAGAATCCACGCGAATTTTTTGAAGCGGTCCGGCACGGATATTTGGAATTGTGCCGACGCCATTCCGAGCGCATAAGAAAGATCGACGCGCGCGGGAACGAAGACGATGTATTTGCGCAGGTGAAGGCAGCGATTGCCGCTCGCCTGCCGGGTTAA
- a CDS encoding S41 family peptidase, which produces MTHRRLYLLLISILLPLTVFAGARNMSADELYAKIHHNMGLFGDIYREISLRYVDQIDPDEFVQAGIDGMLETLDPYTVYIPEEDTDDIDVITYGKYGGVGIEIGVRGEDKVLTVISAMDDSPAQRVGMRSGDRVIEVDGQSMIGKSTRDASRLLRGEPDTHVMIKVERPGAIEPIEFDLSRQVINVKDVAYSGFVEPGIGYIKLAHFSTRAQSELDEALLDLQSKGMHSLILDLRGNPGGLMSAAVGVLQKFMDKGEVVVSTKGRAPDANRTFKLASDPIAKDVPLAVLIDGGSASASEIVAGAIQDLDRGVLIGEPTFGKGLVQSVISFETGEALKLTTAKYFTPSGRLIQKVDYFGDDTTFVISPIEESTDTAFTTRNGRKVEGGGGIEPDIMVETPQPGQLGVELWRKGTFFDFVTQFIAENPGVTDAKVSEQMIDQFRDWLVENDFNYSVDGEKELETLREILTTFNLENDAEADFAHLEHYLELVRDRDFDEERPFIKNSLQTELGNSLYGSTGRIEASFDSDPQILQAVEVLNNNSEYGKLLAVTTDSSQTKGE; this is translated from the coding sequence ATGACGCACAGACGATTGTACCTCTTGCTGATTTCGATATTGCTTCCGCTGACGGTGTTTGCCGGAGCGCGCAACATGTCGGCGGACGAGCTCTACGCGAAGATTCATCACAACATGGGGCTGTTCGGCGATATTTACCGCGAGATCAGCTTGCGCTACGTGGATCAGATCGATCCGGATGAGTTCGTGCAAGCGGGAATCGACGGCATGCTCGAGACTCTCGATCCGTACACGGTATATATTCCCGAGGAAGACACCGATGACATCGATGTGATCACGTACGGCAAGTACGGCGGCGTAGGCATCGAGATCGGTGTTCGTGGTGAAGATAAGGTGTTGACGGTGATCAGCGCAATGGATGATTCTCCCGCTCAGCGCGTGGGCATGCGCAGCGGCGACCGTGTGATCGAAGTAGACGGTCAGTCGATGATCGGCAAGTCGACTCGCGACGCGTCGCGGCTTTTGCGCGGCGAACCGGACACGCATGTCATGATCAAAGTCGAACGGCCGGGCGCGATCGAGCCCATTGAATTCGATTTAAGCCGCCAAGTCATCAATGTAAAGGACGTTGCCTACAGCGGGTTCGTGGAGCCCGGAATTGGCTATATCAAACTGGCGCATTTTTCGACGCGCGCACAAAGCGAGCTCGACGAAGCGCTGCTTGACTTGCAAAGCAAGGGAATGCACTCTTTGATTTTGGATCTGCGCGGAAATCCGGGCGGGTTGATGAGCGCGGCAGTCGGCGTGCTGCAGAAGTTTATGGACAAAGGTGAAGTCGTGGTTTCCACGAAAGGACGCGCGCCGGATGCGAACCGCACGTTCAAACTCGCGAGCGATCCGATAGCCAAAGACGTGCCGCTGGCGGTGTTAATAGACGGAGGGTCGGCGTCTGCATCGGAAATTGTCGCCGGTGCGATTCAGGACCTCGACAGGGGAGTTTTGATCGGCGAACCGACTTTTGGCAAAGGGCTTGTGCAGTCGGTGATTTCATTTGAGACGGGCGAAGCTCTGAAATTGACGACCGCGAAGTATTTCACGCCGTCGGGCCGGTTGATTCAGAAGGTCGATTATTTTGGCGACGACACGACTTTTGTGATTTCACCGATTGAAGAATCGACGGACACGGCATTCACGACGCGCAACGGACGCAAAGTCGAAGGCGGAGGCGGAATAGAGCCTGACATAATGGTCGAAACTCCTCAGCCGGGACAGTTGGGCGTGGAACTCTGGCGCAAAGGGACGTTTTTCGATTTTGTGACGCAGTTCATCGCAGAAAACCCCGGCGTTACCGACGCGAAAGTCAGCGAGCAGATGATCGATCAGTTCCGCGATTGGCTCGTAGAGAATGACTTCAATTATTCCGTGGACGGCGAGAAGGAACTTGAAACGCTGCGTGAGATTCTCACCACCTTCAATTTGGAGAACGACGCGGAAGCGGACTTTGCGCACCTTGAGCACTATTTGGAGCTTGTGCGAGACCGGGATTTCGACGAAGAGCGGCCGTTCATCAAGAACAGTTTGCAGACCGAGCTTGGAAATTCATTGTACGGCAGCACGGGCCGAATCGAAGCGAGTTTTGACAGCGATCCGCAGATTTTGCAAGCGGTCGAGGTCTTGAACAACAACAGCGAATACGGAAAACTGCTTGCTGTGACAACGGACAGTTCGCAAACGAAAGGCGAATAG
- a CDS encoding sulfite exporter TauE/SafE family protein, whose translation MIVAYLILGLAAGVLSGLVGIGGGILIVPALVFIFGLTQQQAQGTTLALMVPPIGILAAWTYYKQGFVDLKIAGLICAGFVLGGLLGARFAVGMTSATLQKVFAVFLIIVGVKMLFGK comes from the coding sequence ATGATCGTGGCCTACTTAATCCTCGGACTTGCCGCGGGAGTTCTCAGCGGGCTTGTGGGAATCGGCGGAGGAATTTTAATTGTGCCCGCGTTGGTTTTCATTTTTGGCCTGACGCAGCAACAGGCGCAGGGCACGACGCTGGCACTGATGGTTCCTCCAATCGGTATTTTGGCGGCGTGGACATACTATAAACAGGGATTCGTCGATCTTAAGATCGCGGGATTAATATGCGCGGGATTCGTGTTGGGCGGCCTGCTCGGCGCGAGATTCGCAGTCGGCATGACCAGCGCGACGCTGCAGAAAGTCTTTGCGGTTTTTCTCATCATCGTCGGCGTCAAGATGCTGTTTGGCAAGTAG
- a CDS encoding phosphoribosylaminoimidazolesuccinocarboxamide synthase, with amino-acid sequence MQTLDLKLLGRGKVRDIYEYDDRHLVFVTSNRVSAFDVVLPTPIPNKGSTLNLLTRFWMGKFAPLCGNHIAAGDYAGFIKEFAASLPATDAGQVEVVKRAEMLQVECVVRGFITGSGWKDYRKTGAVCGHKLPDGLEHCAQFPEPLFTPATKAASGHDENIDFNQMCSIVGKEMGTKLRDLSLEIYSKGRDYARERGILIADTKFEFGMIDGELCLCDEVLTPDSSRFWPADEYEPGRDQRSFDKQIVRNYLETLGWDKSPPGPELPQEIVQKTAAAYKEITDKLMA; translated from the coding sequence ATGCAAACTCTCGACTTGAAACTTTTGGGTCGCGGCAAGGTCCGTGACATTTACGAATACGATGATCGTCATTTGGTGTTCGTGACTTCTAATCGCGTGTCCGCCTTCGACGTGGTCCTCCCTACTCCGATTCCGAACAAAGGATCGACCTTGAATTTGCTGACGCGTTTTTGGATGGGCAAGTTCGCGCCGTTGTGCGGGAACCACATCGCCGCCGGAGATTACGCTGGTTTTATAAAGGAGTTCGCGGCGAGTTTGCCCGCGACGGATGCCGGTCAAGTGGAAGTCGTAAAACGCGCGGAGATGCTGCAGGTTGAGTGTGTGGTGCGCGGATTCATCACAGGGTCAGGTTGGAAGGACTACAGAAAGACGGGCGCAGTGTGCGGGCACAAACTTCCCGACGGATTAGAACACTGCGCACAATTTCCGGAGCCGTTGTTTACACCCGCGACGAAGGCGGCATCGGGCCACGACGAAAATATCGACTTCAATCAGATGTGCAGCATCGTGGGCAAAGAGATGGGAACAAAGCTCCGCGATTTGTCGCTGGAAATTTACTCGAAGGGACGGGACTACGCTCGCGAACGGGGGATTTTGATAGCGGACACAAAATTCGAATTCGGGATGATTGACGGCGAGCTGTGTTTGTGCGACGAAGTGCTGACGCCGGACAGTTCGCGCTTTTGGCCTGCCGACGAATACGAACCCGGACGCGATCAACGCAGCTTCGACAAGCAGATTGTTCGCAACTATCTTGAGACGCTCGGTTGGGACAAGTCACCTCCGGGACCGGAACTTCCGCAGGAAATCGTGCAAAAGACCGCGGCAGCCTACAAAGAAATCACGGACAAGCTGATGGCATAG
- a CDS encoding methyltransferase domain-containing protein has product MIRPLRAIARYLFSFRTRRILQFELFKLRPKLFGPRKQRVPAHSRLHLGCGTRKLPGWVNVDLSGADVNIDLAIRPFPFTSESFESVVSQHVVEHLDVEDEVFPVLSEIFRVLKPGGEFWVSTPDMEKLCRDYVETGGKKLHEYVMWRDPLSLPEGAPERFVLNRMFHQRGEHKNLFDFELLKWALEKAGFTSVTRVNEEDLLARFPDFPPRNDEIELLAVKCVKP; this is encoded by the coding sequence ATGATTCGACCTCTTCGGGCTATTGCCCGCTACTTGTTTTCGTTCAGGACACGGCGCATTCTTCAGTTTGAGCTGTTCAAACTGCGGCCAAAACTCTTTGGTCCGCGGAAGCAACGCGTTCCTGCTCATTCGCGCCTGCATCTCGGCTGCGGGACCAGAAAATTGCCCGGTTGGGTGAATGTCGATTTGTCCGGTGCGGACGTCAACATCGACTTGGCAATTCGACCCTTCCCGTTTACGTCCGAGTCGTTCGAGTCCGTTGTAAGCCAGCACGTCGTCGAACATCTCGACGTGGAAGACGAGGTCTTTCCCGTCTTGTCGGAAATTTTCCGCGTGTTGAAACCGGGCGGAGAGTTTTGGGTGTCGACGCCGGACATGGAGAAGTTGTGCCGGGACTACGTCGAGACGGGAGGCAAAAAACTCCACGAATACGTCATGTGGCGTGATCCGTTATCCCTGCCGGAGGGTGCGCCGGAACGGTTTGTTCTCAATAGAATGTTTCACCAGCGCGGTGAGCACAAAAACCTGTTCGATTTTGAATTGCTGAAATGGGCACTCGAGAAAGCCGGGTTTACTTCAGTCACGCGCGTCAACGAAGAGGATCTGCTTGCGCGTTTTCCGGACTTCCCGCCCCGCAATGACGAGATCGAGTTGCTTGCCGTGAAGTGTGTCAAGCCGTAG